The genomic region aaaaagcagcatGTAATAAATTCACTCTCAGAGAAAGATGCAAGACAAAGAGGTCAAGAGAGGAAGACAAGAGATTATTCTTCAGAGGTAAGAACTGCTCAGCAAGGGACATTTTACAAACCGGCAACAATGGGAAGCCCCATGTTAGATTGAAGTAGTCAGACAGTGGATGTGTAGATGAAGTGCTGCTTGAGACATCTGGTTATTTCATAATGTGGAATGTCcttaaaaacaaattacattATAATAATTTCATGTTATTAAGAAGTGCATGGGCAGTAAGCTCGGGCTAACTGGGACTGCTGTGTTGTGGTTCAGTTTACAGTGATGGACGGTGATCTGCATAGAGAAGGGCTTGGAAAAGAATTGAATTTTGCAACAGCAAAGACAGTGGTAGAAGTAACTTCCATGGGAAAAcgctgttttgtctttttttttaaaatcacacttTCCAAACTCCACTTTAATACTTATCTTCTACCGCCCCATTATTTCGCCAAGTCCCACTTTACTCCCTGAGTGTGACTGCCATTTAGATTGACAGTGGAAATGCACCACTCCGTAAATGTTGACGCCAGCCTTTTATTAGTTAATTAGTGCATTAGAGAGCAACACTGATAAGGTTTACAAGGGCCGTGAACTACTCGACAATTATACTATGAGGTAAACATGgtataaactttttaaaaaaaatcacttccaCAACTCGGTGATAATTTTACAAATACTTTAATGGTTATCATGTAAAGAATAAGTCACAAATGTGCCTCACACACTGAATAATGTTCTTATCTTAGCAAGAAATAAGCGTCTGATTTATTGAGGATTACAAAAACGTGACCCGATGGTAAAGATAGAGGATTTGTGTTTGTATTGTATTATTTCCATTATTAGAATTCACAAAATGACTAATACAAATGTCTCCTTTCATAGAAAGGGTTATTGGCAGCATCTTGTGTAATGTATTAACCACTAAGAACAAGGTTGCACCTTTTTCCGTTTAAAGTTGCTGACATCATATAATATAACCCAGGCTAAGACGAGTGACTGATAACCACGAGTAAGGTGCAACAGGTCACAGTAAATGCCTCAGTGTCCCTCACCTGGACACACAGTAGGGATAAAGGActcagagagagggaggagagagagatagTCCACGGAGACTCAGAAGCCGACTGCACAGAGGAGGAATCCTTCTGAATCCTCTCAGTTGCTTAAAAATTTACAAAAGTAACAGAACTTCAAAGTGATTATCAAAGAGAGTCACAGCAGCTCTTATTTCCAATTTCTTTTTTGCACGGAGGAGGTTTACAGCAAGCCACCATGAAGCTGAAATTACCAAACCCAGGACTGGATGACCGAATCCCGTCTCATGAAGATTTGGAAAGGATGGAAACCGAGGAGGCTGGGGACAGGCCCAAATGGGACAACAAAGCCCAGTACCTCCTCACCTGCGTGGGCTTCTGCGTGGGACTCGGTAACGTCTGGAGGTTCCCGTACCTGTGTCAAAGCCACGGAGGAGGTATGCAGGGACGTGTGGAGCAGTAGATGTGAAAGATATTTGAATATAGACTAGGTGCCACAaaagttgctttgtttttgctaACAAAAGGACACTATGGATTTTAGTGATTAGAAAGAAATTATACAATTTGCTTTTGTTAAAAGGTTACAACCAAGAGATAAGACGAAGCATGCAGACATGTTGTATCAACACAAAGAATGCCACAGTATGAATTATGGAAATGCCCGTTTTATTCACCATAAATAATCAGATATAGATACTGACTAaatttttattgaattttatttctatttaatgaaactcaaaaaaagaaagtgtttcTTGAGATAAATGTTATGGGAAAGGTAATGTGTGAGTCTTATTCTTGGTTTGTACAGTTCCTAGTTTAGCTAATAAAAAGCTGCTTTTCACAGTTTACAAGTATCTTTGTGCTTAGTTTCCTTTGTTAAAGTGTCTAATAAAGTAAATCTCACCACTTTGCTAATTCATTATGAATGTGAATGTTGTACTGTTAGGAGCGTTTATGATCCCGTTCCTTATCCTGTTGGTTCTGGAGGGAATCCCGCTGCTGCACTTAGAGTTTGCCATCGGTCAGCGCctgagaaaaggcagtgtgggAGTGTGGAGAGCAATCAACCCTTACCTGACTGGAGTTGGTGTGTACAAAAAAAATGGCTAAATATCTCATGTATTAACTAATTTAGAGTTTTTAGAGGATGAAACTGATTCTGCTGTTCTTCCATTAGGTTTGCTTTTAAAGCAACGGTTACTCAAGCGAGTGCTAGATTTTAATACAAAATACAGACCGAGTAATCATTCCTATCCaagcatttagaaaaaaacagtcaATATTGGGATCACTTAAGTTTACAACTGAGCACCATAATGAGGCCAAATTCCTGCCAAGCATATATCATATGTAACATATATAAACATAGCACTTACTATGCTGTCATGCTAAACTAAGCTAGCAAACATGGCCCACATCTTAAGCGGATGATCACTGTGAGTTTTTCCACTGCTTTCTTCATTCGTTTGCAGGCATTGCATCGTTACTTGTCTCATTTTTGGTCGGTATGTATTACAacaccatcatggcctggaTCATGTGGTACCTGTTCAACTCCTTTCAAGATCCTCTGCCTTGGAGCCAGTGCCCTCTCAATGCTAACAGCACAGGTGTGCCTTCATCTAACAAGAGGTTACAATAGAACGTTATGCGATGGTTAGCCTGCCATCAAGTTGCTCTTTACGTGCCGTTTGCAGGTTTAGTGGCTGAGTGCGCACGGAGCACCACTGTTGACTACTTCTGGTACAGAGAGACTCTGAACACTTCAGCAGCCATTGATGACGCTGGAGGTTTGCAGTGGTGGATGGTGCTGGCCCTGTTCGCTGCCTGGACTCTGCTGTATGTGTGCTGCATTCGTGGCATTGAGACTTCTGGCAAggtctgaaaaatcacaatatcTAAAAAAAGGGAGTGATTTTTACATGTAGGCTTGCTCAGATATACACGTgccatctttcttttttcaggCTGTCTACATCACCTCCACTCTCCCATATCTTGTCCTCACAATCTTTCTCATCAGAGGACTGACTCTCAAAGGCTCTACACAGGGAATAAAGTACCTCTTCACACCAGATGTAAGGGTTCAATGTATCACATGTCACAAGAATCAGAAGGGACAAGATGAACTTATTTGTCATTATGGTTTTTGTACAGTTTTACAACGTTTTTGGAGAATTACTCAAtaactaggggtgcaacgatacacaaaattcacggttcggttcggttcgatactttggtgtcacggttcgatattttttcgatacaaaaaaatgttcatttttaatttgtcatttattaaaattataaatatatatttgaactcaaaagtacagtttttaaatttaatgttgctgaaacaacaaagtaataaatctatctgatcgagaaatcactcatctttggaaaaagagagtttattacagagaaatggctctttccaaaataaaagctatactatacgcttcttctggggtatattctcagcagcatattaaatatatcaggtccccataaggagaatcatgtgctaacggcggTCTAAATggctcgggtaaagtttgtagcatgcgtgcttgttgtttttgtctgcttccacttgtctttgcactaggatgatgtcggcgtaaatgtgcagtcatattcgttgtgttcccactagtgctgtcagcgttaacctcgttgaaatgacgttaatgccacaacacggcaaatctccgttaacgagctactgcagatcgccccgtgcgtggagCTGGACggtgtcaacacgttaacaagcttcccaccaatgtaattgagcattgcgtggcacatccgacacactgttttacttttgtccatgacgcgcttaccttcagggtcatacttcacatgaagaccaaaatagttccaaaggccagatctgaatgagggtgggggaggttcaatttgccatgttgcaacgaggtcttgctagcttgcgctgcgctcagtggatctgcgctcgacagtgcagcctaggcggataagtcgaacgcagatccactgagctctcaacacagacagcatcgtcagaagaaaagttgataaaataaattaaaaattttgtattgttcgatacatatgcgtaccaaaccgaaagcactgtatcgaacggttcaatattgatacgagtatcgttgcacccttATCAATAACGTCGGTGAAACGTGGACCTCATTGTTTCCACTCTTCATGCTAAGCTAGATGGCTGAAGGCTCATATTTATTGCACAGACATTACAGTAACATATGGTTATATGACTGttagaaagtgtatttccagaGATACAAGCCTATTTCTTTAAGCTAtcactgtcatgatcctgggtctttGACCCAGCGCCTTGTGTTTCTACTGTTGTGAtatattttggtttttggttctgttcttcctcagtTTAATGTTTActcatttctgtctgtgttttcctctATGTAAAGTCCGTGTTCCTTAGTCTGTGCCTTTGCATGTgtgagttcctgttttattctgtagGTCTGCGTCTCTTGTCAGTGTTCTGGTTTCgcttccccttgtctcgttaTGTCCAATTACTCCCAGCCGTATCTCCCTCCTagttcccattccctgattgccctgtgtgtatttaagccctgtgttttctcgtGCGCAtggctggttcgtctgtgtatCTCCCTCCGTCGTCTCaggttgtctctctgtgtctccctgcatctctgtttctggtttgtttctgttagttttcccagtttaggtttttgctTAGTTTTCATGCTCACCCTCGCCATTTCTGTTTGTATCATCATCTGATGAATAAACTCACTTTTGCATCTGAGCTGCCTGCATAAAGGGTCCTTTAATAATTTACACACGGCTTGCCCCGCAAACCGTGACAATTACGTTTGCTGTTTGCTCTTTTAAGACACCCAGACCCAAAACATGAGAGCAGTAAACCTTTATCACAGTAATGATAAAAGCTGATATAAAAGCTGATACTGAAGGCTGAAATACAGCACAGTCAGTACTGTAAATTCCAATACATAATTAATCTTGATAGGCACTTTAAAGCCAAAATACCTGGTGACCATCTCACACATTAATCATTTTTCAAACAGCCTTGTTGCATTGTGTGTACCCTCTTAGATTATTAACTAACAACAGCCAGTGAGGTGGAAAAGtgtcagttttaaaatgttgtaTTGGTCAGAAATCTGCTCACAGCTCATTAAGAATACTTATTTTTGGATTCTCTTTAGGTGGATGAGTTAATGAATCCACAGACTTGGTTGGATGCAGGAGCTCAGGTTTTCTACTCCTTCTCCGTGGCTTTCGGGGGCCTCATTTCTTTCTCCAGTTACAACTCTGTTCAGTGAGTAAAGGTCTTGATTGCACAGTCATATAGGAATCCACTGTCCAGCAGGTGTCCTCACACCATGTCCCTTCAAAATCTACTTGCAGCAACAACTGTGAGCAAGACGCCGTTCTCATCTCCATCATCAATGGCTGCACCTCGGTGTACTCTGCAACGGTGATCTACTCCATCATCGGTTTCAGAGCAACGCAGAAATTTGATGAATGCCAGGGAGAGTGAGTTTCAGTTTGCGCAAAAGATGACGTTACAATGGGGGGAAATGTGAGAGTGAGATTTACTTGTGTTGGAATGGAGTCATATctgttttttgttactttttgcaGTAACATCCTGCATCTCATCAATGCCTTTGACTACCCTGAAAACTCCATCACAATAGACAACTACGATCAGGTTCTGACCGGCCTAAATCAGACAAATCCAGATATCATCCAAGGTTTGCCGTTAAAAACCTGCGACATGGAGACTTTACTCAGTCAGGTCAGTGGAGCCTTTATTCATTTGTACTGCAATATCCTGTAATCATGTAATTCCATGATTATTTGCCCAGTTTGAGTGTCGCAAAAATGATTCAAAATCACTTCAGAACTTGACAGATTTGACCTGTACTTCTTCAGGGTGTGGAGGGAACGGGCCTGGCCTTCATCGTGTTCACAGAGGCCATCATCAAGATGCCTGTTTCGCCTCTCTGGGCAGTCCTCTTTTTCATCATGCTTTTCTGTCTCGGCCTTTCGACTATGTTTGGGAGCATTGAGGGAGTGGTGGTTCCCCTTCAAGACCTTAGAATTCTTCCCCAAACTTGGCCCAAAGAAGTTTTTACTGGTAACTTTCTCACACTGAGAACTTCTTCATAACCACCATGGAAAACTGGGTCTGATTGTAACCGCCtacttgtgttgttttttcagGTCTTACTTGCTTAATATCCTTTGCTCTTGGGCTCATATTCACACTACGCTCTGGGAACTACTGGCTAGCTCTTTTTGACAACTTTGCAGGCTCAATCCCCCTCCTAGTCATCGGATTCTGTGAAATGTTTGCTGTTATCTACATCTATGGGATTGATAGGTAAGTCTACCCATCCTTAGGTGACCAGCGCAGGACACTGACCTTAGGTGAGTCAGCGTCTAAAGTAATGACTTTCTAGGTACTTTATCAAACATCCGACAGTCTAAACAGAATCATGTTTGTACTTGTCATTATGGGAAAGTTTGCTTTCCTGGTATTTTCATATGAGGCAGAAAAGGTCAGTGTTCAGTGAGGCAACCAACAGTTCTTGTTAGAGTTCAAACAAAGCGTTGCTTTCTGACCTTGGAGTAGAGATAATGTAGCTCATCACAGCAGAAGTGTGTTTTAATGTTGCAACAGGAAGGGGAGGAATGTGTAAAATGTACTTTTGGCTTAGAGTTTCTGACCATGCACATGAAAGCAGTTAAATCTACTTATTTATAACAATTATCCAATAATTAGAATTAATTTATCATTCTAATTAATGAAATATAGAAAAGGTGCAAAAAGGTCGCGTGGTAccctttttaatgttttcaattTGGACTCAAAGTTATCTTAGAGAAAAATAACAGATTATAGTCTGCTTTGGTATCAGCCAGTTGAGCAAACAGTGACATGTGATGCTTTATTTACTGTAACTAATAAAATCTACAAGGTCGCCTTTTATGGACGATTTTTACACGTGCTCAGTTACATTATGTCTCCCTCTTATTGCTTTCAAACAGGTTCAATAAGgacattgaatttatggttGGCCACAAGCCCAATATTTTCTGGCAGGCAACATGGAGAGTGATTAGCCCAGTCATTATGATCTTCATCCTAATTTTCTACTTTGTTACCCAAGTCACCAAAGATTTAACCTATCTGGTGTGGGACGAGGAAGCGGTAAGTTTGTTGTTCACAGTAGTTTACAGGTTTCAAGAAACAAGTTTTTACATACAGTAACTGCAGGAATAAAGATCTAATTTGATGTTTTGTGCTgcaaaatgtaacttttttgtTGATCCCGATCACAGGCGAGCTTTCCCGTACTGGAAGCACGTCCCTATCCCTCTTGGATCTACGTCATCATCTTTATCCTTGCTGGAATTCCCAGTCTGGCCATCCCCATTTTTGCCCTCTTTAAATTTTTCCAGAGGAAGTGCTGCAAGGACAAAAGCTACAAAGATCACCCAGTGGACACTATCTCTGCCAAAATAGAAATGAACGGCAAAGCAAAGTTCTAGGTTGATGTCGCCTTGATTGTTTAATGTGACTGATGTGTACTTGCTTTTATTGATGTGTTCTATGCACAAGATTGCCACTGTTGACTATTATCTTTGAAAAACAGATGTACATTTTTAAGTTGTTAGTTAGTTTCTGCATGATTGTGCACTTTGGGAGATTTATTATAGGGCTACAGGACACCCAACGGCTGCTTAGCTTATCTTGGCAGAAGGAAACAGGTTGACCTGCTGTGTGCATAAAATATGCTTACAAGCATCTAAAGCTCAATAATTAACATGTTCTCAGATTTCATCTGTATGGagtgcacaaagaaaaaaaatcatggctGAGCCGGTCTGATATTTTTCTCCTGTACCCACAGGACAAAGTAGTAATGTTAAGTTAACCAGTCAGTGGTTGAATATCTAACTATTCTTTTGATATTTTAAATGTACCACGCATGTATGTCTAATACAGACAATTGACTAATTATGGGACAAATCCTGACCATCGTTCCCTAGAGTGATGGCTTTGCAGTCACTAAATCTTTCAGAAGAATGgtattcattcattcaatcaatgcaaaaatgaactgaagctgCTTTGGTTTCACGTGGCAACCCAGCATATTACTAAGACACTTTATGTTGCATTTTCCTGTGGTGTGCCAAGTGCCTCTATATACATGaggtttattttaatattttgtaaataaTCCTTGGATTAAGTAAGATTTTTACACACTGTAATAATGTCTTAGATTTTTTTAAGCTGGAAAACTACCTTTCAGCCCCCTTTTGTGTTGTTTGGTTATTGTGTTTTTAAGGCGGACTGTTGTAAACTTCTACCTTGTGATGTACAGTTCCAAGAAAAGGTTTGTGAAACCTTTGGAATGACCAGGATTTCTGCACTGATCCTGACCTGAGGCACAACTATTGATAAACTTCGTCTGGCTAAACTAGCACAAACAACTGAGCTTTTCATGTCGTTATTTGAACACACTGAGCACACCAATCATGTCATATGTTTGACTTACTAAATATTGAATTGATTAACTCTTATACTTTCTTTAGCAGCGTCCACTTCTATGAGATGTTTTCAGTAGCTGCTCGTGAAAGTTATACGATGAGCAGCAGGACTTTTGAAAAAGTGTTTTAGTTTCTCAGTATTTCTGGAATGTTTTGTACAACACTCTTCATCAGAGCTCGTCTTTTTAACTTTGTTCTTTGGCTCATTGAAGTATTATAGCACCCAGCAATAACAATTGGTCATGAAACCAGTATCAATGGCTGCAAGGCAACTGGGACAAAGCAACCCCAAACCATGATGAAACCTCCGCCATGCGGAGATGGAGTTTTTAGTGTTAGTGTtcaacaaccttttttttttttttttttatcaaacatGACATTGTCTGCTTGACTCATTTGTTGACACTTGTCAGAGTCTTGAACTGTTGGCACAatctcctttttgtttttttgtttgcttcatTTTGTTTCCTTGGTGATGTGCTGCCTAATACAATATCTAGTGCAGTTTTCTTGtccagcagacaaaaacaagattTTAGTAAGTTACCAAAATCTTTACAGACCCTGGACTTCAGATACACATAAGAATTTAGCTACTCATCTTGATGCATGcgcaatcatccaggtaagtaaatctccaaaagttgattctgttcatctggacgtagcgttttcagtgggagaaacgtttcgtcactcatccaagtgacttcttcagtctcagctgactgcaggtttccccaaccttataaacagtacatttgcataatgactgaaactagcaccactgaaggaacaatgggctgggaggtcagttccttgatcataattgtgcaaattctcatgaccactgatcaaagaccagtggccatgagtaccattcacagagagttggggaatggttGCAATCAcggcattgtaagatggtgaaagatgtacccttaggccccctcctcgattcagagatggtctttctcttttcacgtaaatggcctccttgactccgcgctcaaaccagcgttcctccctgtccaggatgtgtacatgcTCATCCTttaaagagtgtccactggcatgtaggtgtaaatagactgcagagtcctggcctgacgaggtagctcttctgtgttgtgccatccgcttcgccagaggttgtttggtttccccgatgtataaatcctggcaatcctcctggcacttaacagcgtacactatgtcactctgtttgtgtcgggggacccgatccttggggtggaccaatttttggcacagcgtgttttggggtttaaaagccacagagacgcggtgtttagaaaaaatccATCACAACTGTTCCAATACTCCTGACacgtacgggatcactacaggttttcgcttagtcagcggttgtccttctctcctggatcggctggagctttcttttggcgccttcccagctttgaccaaagtccagctgggataaccacatttactcagggccttcttgatgtgatgttcttctgctttcctggctgctgtgtctgtgggg from Pelmatolapia mariae isolate MD_Pm_ZW linkage group LG22, Pm_UMD_F_2, whole genome shotgun sequence harbors:
- the LOC135932364 gene encoding sodium-dependent neutral amino acid transporter B(0)AT1-like encodes the protein MKLKLPNPGLDDRIPSHEDLERMETEEAGDRPKWDNKAQYLLTCVGFCVGLGNVWRFPYLCQSHGGGAFMIPFLILLVLEGIPLLHLEFAIGQRLRKGSVGVWRAINPYLTGVGIASLLVSFLVGMYYNTIMAWIMWYLFNSFQDPLPWSQCPLNANSTGLVAECARSTTVDYFWYRETLNTSAAIDDAGGLQWWMVLALFAAWTLLYVCCIRGIETSGKAVYITSTLPYLVLTIFLIRGLTLKGSTQGIKYLFTPDVDELMNPQTWLDAGAQVFYSFSVAFGGLISFSSYNSVHNNCEQDAVLISIINGCTSVYSATVIYSIIGFRATQKFDECQGDNILHLINAFDYPENSITIDNYDQVLTGLNQTNPDIIQGLPLKTCDMETLLSQGVEGTGLAFIVFTEAIIKMPVSPLWAVLFFIMLFCLGLSTMFGSIEGVVVPLQDLRILPQTWPKEVFTGLTCLISFALGLIFTLRSGNYWLALFDNFAGSIPLLVIGFCEMFAVIYIYGIDRFNKDIEFMVGHKPNIFWQATWRVISPVIMIFILIFYFVTQVTKDLTYLVWDEEAASFPVLEARPYPSWIYVIIFILAGIPSLAIPIFALFKFFQRKCCKDKSYKDHPVDTISAKIEMNGKAKF